Proteins from a single region of Manis javanica isolate MJ-LG chromosome 5, MJ_LKY, whole genome shotgun sequence:
- the GRSF1 gene encoding G-rich sequence factor 1 isoform X1 yields MAGTRWVLGALLRGCGCNCSSCRRTGAACLPFYSAAGSFPSGVSGRRRLLLLLGATAAAASQTRGLQIGSAPAGRLAEPPHTAAAAAAASFPALRAPLLPQSLAAAAGPARGYSQESKATYLEDLPPLPEYELAPSKLGEEVDDVYLIRAQGLPWSCTLEDVLNFFSDCRIRNGENGIHFLLNRDGKRRGDALIEMESEQDVQKALEKHRMYMGQRYVEVYEINNEDVDALMKSLQIKSSPVVNDGVVRLRGLPYSCNEGDIIDFFAGLNIVDITFVMDYRGRRKTGEAYVQFEEPEMANQALLKHREEIGNRYIEIFPSRRNEVRTHIGSHKGKKTTSSPTAKYVTEPEMVFEEHEVNEDIQPMTAFESEKELELPKEMPEKPPEAADFGNASSLHFVHMRGLPFQANAQDIVNFFAPLKPVRITMEYSSSGKATGEADVHFNSHEDAVAAMLKDRSHVHHRYIELFLNSCPKGK; encoded by the exons ATGGCCGGGACGCGCTGGGTGCTCGGGGCGCTGCTCCGAGGCTGCGGCTGCAACTGTAGCAGTTGCCGGCGCACCGGCGCCGCCTGCTTGCCTTTCTACTCGGCAGCCGGCTCCTTCCCCTCGGGCGTCTCGGGCCGTCGccgcctgctgctgctgctcggGGCCACGGCGGCCGCCGCCTCTCAGACGCGAGGCCTTCAGATCGGGTCTGCGCCCGCCGGGAGGCTGGCGGAGCCTCCCCACACtgccgccgccgcggccgccgcctCTTTCCCAGCCCTGCGAGCCCCTCTGCTGCCGCAGTCGCTGGCGGCGGCCGCGGGCCCGGCGCGGGGCTACAGCCAG gAGTCCAAAGCTACCTACCTGGAAGATCTTCCGCCTCTCCCTGAGTATGAATTGGCTCCATCCAAGTTAGGAGAGGAAGTGGATGATGTTTATCTCATTCGAGCTCAAGGATTACCATGGTCATGCACTCTAGAAGATGTGCTTAACTTTTTCTCAg ACTGCAGAATTCGCAATGGCGAGAATGGAATACACTTCCTCTTAAATAGAGATGGGAAGCGAAGGGGTGATGCCTTAATTGAAATGGAATCAGAGCAGGATGTGCAAAAAGCCTTAGAGAAGCACCGCATGTACATGGGGCAGCGGTATGTGGAAG TCTATGAGATAAACAATGAAGACGTGGATGCCTTAATGAAGAGCCTGCAGATCAAATCTTCACCTGTGGTAAATGACGGTGTGGTTCGTTTGAGAGGACTTCCCTACAGTTGCAATGAGGGGGACATCATAGATTTCTTTGCAG GACTGAATATAGTAGACATTACTTTTGTCATGGACtacagagggagaagaaaaacagGGGAAGCCTATGTGCAATTTGAAGAGCCAGAAATGGCCAACCAAGCCCTACTGAAGCACAGGGAGGAAATTGGTAACCG ATATATAGAGATATTTCCAAGCAGAAGGAATGAAGTTCGAACACACATTGGTTCTcataagggaaagaaaacaacatCTTCTCCTACTGCTAAGTATGTAACTGAGCCAGAAATGGTCTTTGAAGAACATGAAGTAAATGAGGATATTCAACCCATGACAGCTTTTGAAAGTGAGAAAGAACTAG AATTGCCTAAGGAGATGCCAGAGAAGCCCCCGGAGGCTGCAGACTTCGGAAACGCGTCTTCGCTCCATTTTGTCCACATGAGAGGATTGCCCTTCCAGGCCAACGCCCAGGACATTGTGAAT TTTTTTGCTCCACTGAAGCCTGTTAGAATCACCATGGAATATAGTTCCAGTGGGAAGGCCACTGGAGAAGCTGATGTGCACTTCAATTCCCACGAGGATGCTGTTGCAGCTATGCTCAAGGATCGGTCCCATGTTC ACCATAGGTATATTGAATTGTTCCTGAATTCATGTccgaaaggaaaataa
- the GRSF1 gene encoding G-rich sequence factor 1 isoform X3, giving the protein MLTWVSAVREEVGFYNGCQGPAVRDGIATRVLPTESKATYLEDLPPLPEYELAPSKLGEEVDDVYLIRAQGLPWSCTLEDVLNFFSDCRIRNGENGIHFLLNRDGKRRGDALIEMESEQDVQKALEKHRMYMGQRYVEVYEINNEDVDALMKSLQIKSSPVVNDGVVRLRGLPYSCNEGDIIDFFAGLNIVDITFVMDYRGRRKTGEAYVQFEEPEMANQALLKHREEIGNRYIEIFPSRRNEVRTHIGSHKGKKTTSSPTAKYVTEPEMVFEEHEVNEDIQPMTAFESEKELELPKEMPEKPPEAADFGNASSLHFVHMRGLPFQANAQDIVNFFAPLKPVRITMEYSSSGKATGEADVHFNSHEDAVAAMLKDRSHVHHRYIELFLNSCPKGK; this is encoded by the exons gAGTCCAAAGCTACCTACCTGGAAGATCTTCCGCCTCTCCCTGAGTATGAATTGGCTCCATCCAAGTTAGGAGAGGAAGTGGATGATGTTTATCTCATTCGAGCTCAAGGATTACCATGGTCATGCACTCTAGAAGATGTGCTTAACTTTTTCTCAg ACTGCAGAATTCGCAATGGCGAGAATGGAATACACTTCCTCTTAAATAGAGATGGGAAGCGAAGGGGTGATGCCTTAATTGAAATGGAATCAGAGCAGGATGTGCAAAAAGCCTTAGAGAAGCACCGCATGTACATGGGGCAGCGGTATGTGGAAG TCTATGAGATAAACAATGAAGACGTGGATGCCTTAATGAAGAGCCTGCAGATCAAATCTTCACCTGTGGTAAATGACGGTGTGGTTCGTTTGAGAGGACTTCCCTACAGTTGCAATGAGGGGGACATCATAGATTTCTTTGCAG GACTGAATATAGTAGACATTACTTTTGTCATGGACtacagagggagaagaaaaacagGGGAAGCCTATGTGCAATTTGAAGAGCCAGAAATGGCCAACCAAGCCCTACTGAAGCACAGGGAGGAAATTGGTAACCG ATATATAGAGATATTTCCAAGCAGAAGGAATGAAGTTCGAACACACATTGGTTCTcataagggaaagaaaacaacatCTTCTCCTACTGCTAAGTATGTAACTGAGCCAGAAATGGTCTTTGAAGAACATGAAGTAAATGAGGATATTCAACCCATGACAGCTTTTGAAAGTGAGAAAGAACTAG AATTGCCTAAGGAGATGCCAGAGAAGCCCCCGGAGGCTGCAGACTTCGGAAACGCGTCTTCGCTCCATTTTGTCCACATGAGAGGATTGCCCTTCCAGGCCAACGCCCAGGACATTGTGAAT TTTTTTGCTCCACTGAAGCCTGTTAGAATCACCATGGAATATAGTTCCAGTGGGAAGGCCACTGGAGAAGCTGATGTGCACTTCAATTCCCACGAGGATGCTGTTGCAGCTATGCTCAAGGATCGGTCCCATGTTC ACCATAGGTATATTGAATTGTTCCTGAATTCATGTccgaaaggaaaataa
- the GRSF1 gene encoding G-rich sequence factor 1 isoform X2, with protein MLSRASGFLLVLFSRVSGPLSSESKATYLEDLPPLPEYELAPSKLGEEVDDVYLIRAQGLPWSCTLEDVLNFFSDCRIRNGENGIHFLLNRDGKRRGDALIEMESEQDVQKALEKHRMYMGQRYVEVYEINNEDVDALMKSLQIKSSPVVNDGVVRLRGLPYSCNEGDIIDFFAGLNIVDITFVMDYRGRRKTGEAYVQFEEPEMANQALLKHREEIGNRYIEIFPSRRNEVRTHIGSHKGKKTTSSPTAKYVTEPEMVFEEHEVNEDIQPMTAFESEKELELPKEMPEKPPEAADFGNASSLHFVHMRGLPFQANAQDIVNFFAPLKPVRITMEYSSSGKATGEADVHFNSHEDAVAAMLKDRSHVHHRYIELFLNSCPKGK; from the exons ATGCTCTCCCGGGCCTCGGGTTTTCTCCTTGTTTTGTTCTCTCGAGTCTCTGGTCCGTTGAGCAGT gAGTCCAAAGCTACCTACCTGGAAGATCTTCCGCCTCTCCCTGAGTATGAATTGGCTCCATCCAAGTTAGGAGAGGAAGTGGATGATGTTTATCTCATTCGAGCTCAAGGATTACCATGGTCATGCACTCTAGAAGATGTGCTTAACTTTTTCTCAg ACTGCAGAATTCGCAATGGCGAGAATGGAATACACTTCCTCTTAAATAGAGATGGGAAGCGAAGGGGTGATGCCTTAATTGAAATGGAATCAGAGCAGGATGTGCAAAAAGCCTTAGAGAAGCACCGCATGTACATGGGGCAGCGGTATGTGGAAG TCTATGAGATAAACAATGAAGACGTGGATGCCTTAATGAAGAGCCTGCAGATCAAATCTTCACCTGTGGTAAATGACGGTGTGGTTCGTTTGAGAGGACTTCCCTACAGTTGCAATGAGGGGGACATCATAGATTTCTTTGCAG GACTGAATATAGTAGACATTACTTTTGTCATGGACtacagagggagaagaaaaacagGGGAAGCCTATGTGCAATTTGAAGAGCCAGAAATGGCCAACCAAGCCCTACTGAAGCACAGGGAGGAAATTGGTAACCG ATATATAGAGATATTTCCAAGCAGAAGGAATGAAGTTCGAACACACATTGGTTCTcataagggaaagaaaacaacatCTTCTCCTACTGCTAAGTATGTAACTGAGCCAGAAATGGTCTTTGAAGAACATGAAGTAAATGAGGATATTCAACCCATGACAGCTTTTGAAAGTGAGAAAGAACTAG AATTGCCTAAGGAGATGCCAGAGAAGCCCCCGGAGGCTGCAGACTTCGGAAACGCGTCTTCGCTCCATTTTGTCCACATGAGAGGATTGCCCTTCCAGGCCAACGCCCAGGACATTGTGAAT TTTTTTGCTCCACTGAAGCCTGTTAGAATCACCATGGAATATAGTTCCAGTGGGAAGGCCACTGGAGAAGCTGATGTGCACTTCAATTCCCACGAGGATGCTGTTGCAGCTATGCTCAAGGATCGGTCCCATGTTC ACCATAGGTATATTGAATTGTTCCTGAATTCATGTccgaaaggaaaataa